The Thermoanaerobacterium thermosaccharolyticum DSM 571 region TAATGTAGATGATTTAATGAGTATAATTAGCAAGGAAGACATTATCCATTTTAATCCACTTGGAGTAACATTGTGGGAAAAATACAAAGAAAGATTTGAGCTATTTTACGTATCAAAGGTGGCAAAAGAATATATTAGTTTAAATCGAGAAAAGAGACAAATGTTAGATAATTATCTTATGAAACTTAAGAAAGATTTGGAAGAAAATCCTTCGCATTCTAAACTTCATCATGAATTAAAGGGGATAGATATAAAAAATTTTGACTGCTTTAAAGACGGGCATATAAGAATGTTGTATCAAATGAAAAAGAGAAAAACACGTTATGGAGTTGAAAAATTAGATGTTTATGTAGGAGATATTGCAATAGATAGTGATGTTCATAATGCCGAAAGCGAATATGTCGGGCGATTTAAAAATAACTTGAGTAAAATAGAAGATTTAAGTAAGTATGAAGTTTACCGTATAGAAAAACAAAGTAAAAGAAATATTGAAGGAGGTATATGACATGTTTCTAAAATTTAAACCATTTTTCTTGATCGCTGAAACCCCGCTTCATCCAGGAAGCGGAGATGAAATTGGTATTGTGGATCTTCCAATTCAGAGGGAGAGGTATACGAATTTTCCTAAAATTGAGGCTTCAAGCATAAAAGGGTGTATGAGAGAAGCTTTTAAAAATTCGCTAAGATTAAAAAATGAAATAGATGATGAAAAAAGGAAAAAATATGTAAAGTTGATTTTCGGGCCTGAAAACGGAAATGAGCATGCTGGTGCTCTAGCCTTTATGGATGCAAAAATTCTCTTTTTTCCTGTTAAGTCTTTAAAAGGTATTTTTGCGTGGATTACTTGCCCTCAGGTGCTAGAAAGATTTAAAAAAGATATGGGGATTGCAAAAGCGGATTTAAAAGATTTTCCAACTAGCATACAGGAATATACATTACCTAAAAAGTCGAACATCATAATATCAAAAGATTTAAATCATCTGGATTCATCGAAAATTGTATTGGAAGAATTTACATTTGATGTTACAGAGCAACAGGACACAGGAGAACTTGCTAAATGGTTTGCGCAAAGAATATTTCCTTCGCAAGAGCCGGATGATTCTTACAAATATTGGAGAGAAAAACTTGAAAAAGACCTTGTGATACTTCCAGACGATGAATTTGCTGAGTTCGTTTCAACATCTACCGAAATCATCGCAAGGACAGTTATTAACGATGATACTGGGACAGCTGATAATTTATGGTTTGAAGAATATTTGCCGCAAGATACGATTTTATATTCAATTGCTATGGCCACAGCTGTTAGAATTAAGGATGAGAATGAAAAAAGGCCATTTAGTGCTAATACTTCGGAAGAAGAAGCTGAAAAAGTAATTGATTGCTTTAAGAAGGGCATTCTTTCTACTAAAGTCATTCAAATTGGAGGAAATCAGACTATTGGTAAAGGATTTACGAGGATAAAGTTTTTAGAGGAGGTGACAACAGAATGTCCGAGCAAACCATGATTAATAAATTAGAAAAAGGAAGAGCAGAATTTGCTTACAATTGTGTCAGTGATGCTAAAAAATTTAGAAGTAATAATGGAAATGTGGAGAAAGTATTAAATGAATTTTTAGAAACTATTAGAAATAATATAGGAAAAAATGCGGATGTCGATGAAAAGCAGAAGCTTTTAGAGCGTTTTGATCAAATATTTAAAGAGCCAGATAAATATATAGTGAAGGAAAACTTTGCTAATCTAGAGGATGATATTAAAAAGGCTTTGGAAAAGTATTCGAAATTTCTTGAAAACTATCGCTCGTATGCTCGAAAAATCCCTACTATGATCCTCACCAATGGACTTGGACAAACTGTTGCTTTTGTTAGTAGTAAATCTGAAAAAGAAACCGCATATAAGTTGCTTTACACACAGATTACAGAATATATAAAAAGCAGTTGTACCTCAAGGATTACGATGCCCCAAGAGAAAAATGACTTAGTAGAATGGGTAATTTCTTGTAATTCTACAGAATATCGTTATATTACTAGTGAAGTACTTGCTTTTTTAAATTGGCTTAGAAGGCTTGCAGAGGGACTGATTGAAAAATGAAACAACGCAAAGATACAAACTATGAGTTTTATAATCCGCTAGACACAGCTACACTTTTGACTGAGGAAATTCAGAAAATTTCTATGTATAAGGGAGATTCAAAAGAAGAAAAAAGTTTTCATTATACTTCATCGGGTTTTACCAAAAATCCAGCACTTATTTTCGGAAAGCTCATTCCGCATTCTTTTGAAATAAAAGATGGAACAAAAAAGCTAAAAGAAGATAATAAACAAGAATATTTGAAATTGGTAATCAATGAAATAGAGAAGACGAGCAATGAAATACTATATATTTCTGCCCGATTTAAAAATTTAATAAAAAGTTTAGAAAATTGTGGATATAAGGTTGATAATTTTCATGCAGCGCCTTCCTGGCGCCTTGTTGTTGGTCTTGGCTCTTCTCATTCACAAGAGACATCGATGACGCTGCATCATATTTATGGGATTCCATATATACCAGGAAGTGCATTAAAAGGTGTTACGAGGCATTGGGTAATCCTGAGTAGATTTAACAATGATGAACAGCAAGCTTTACAAAATCAAAAATTTAGGGAAATTTTCGGTACTCAAGAAAATGAAGGTAAAATTATATTTTTTGACGCATACCCATGTAGCGAAATTAAATTAAAAATTGATATAATGAATCCCCACTACCCTCAGTATTATTCGGGTTCTGAGTTTCCAACTGATTGTCAATTACCCAATCCTATTAAGTTTTTAACAGTGGAAAAAACGGATTTTAATTTTTGTTTGGCAACTAAACATCAAGAGCTGCTTTCAGATGCTTTAAGTTGGGTTAGAGAAGCATTGACTCAACATGGTATTGGAGCTAAAACCTCCGTTGGCTATGGTTTTTTTGAAGTTTAAGTATCACAGGTAGCGAGAAGCTCATCGCTACATTGGGTATAAAAGACGTAATAATTGTGGATACGGAGAGAAAAACGAAGTATTTATGAAGGGACATATTAGTTGGTGAATACTTTTTACACAACAAAAGTTAAAGATGTCCAAAAAGTATATTAGCATAATTTTTTGAACATGAGGTTTTAGTATCATGCAAAGAAAAAGAATGAATATTGAAAGTGAGATCCTTAAAAGGTTTGTGGAGGTAGCACATAAATATGGTTATAATGTATTTAAAGGACAAGGAAAAGACAACCGGATAATTATTGATGGTAACACCTACTTTCAGTTTGGTGACCTAAGGGTTGATACTGAAACTTATCACATTGTGATTGAAGCAGAAAGCGCTGGTGGTGTTACGAACCTAGTTAAATATTGGTATTGTTTAGAAAAAAATCTAGATATCATAAAAAAAGCCTATTGTCCTTTTTCATGTGTTTCATCAAAGTAGCGAAGCGGATTATGGATCCCATTTATCTCTTTGGCGTTTCCGAGAACGGTTTACACGAAATGGCATATTTTAGTCTCTAGCGGCTTATTGAGGGAATCCTGCTTTTGAGCATGACCGCTTAGTAAAGAATTCCACGAATATAATCGTTTTACAGCAATGGCACTTAAGGCAGGAATTGAATGGCATTTGGCGTTGAAAAATTACGATTATGTAACTATTACATTTTTTCTGATGCGAAAGAGCGGAGTACCAGGTCAGAGGTTGGTTTTAAAGATAGTTTTGAGGAATATATACTTTGTAAATTAAATATGGGTTTTTCACGACGAGAATGGACAACATTTTATTCCGAAAGATTTCGCATTGGAGAAAATTTTAAAGGAAAATCAAATTAACTTGTTTTAGTTAAGATTACTTTGCAAACGATGAATTCAAAAACATTTATTTATGATTTGTTTTTGAATATTAAGACTGGTTGGAGGTGAATTAAACAAAATGGAAAGAACAATAAGAGAATTTCTTGATATTGTTCATGAAGAAATTAAAGATATTGTGGCCGTGAGTGTTCAAGATAATCCTAGTTACCATACGATAAGGAAAGTAAGTGTTAAATTACGTTTTTTGCTGGTAGAAGGGAATTTACAAAAAGCATGGAAAATAGTTGGCTTTCAAAAGGAACCTCAAATTTTAGTGCATCCTCTTCTTGCTGGGAAAGGAGATCATTTAAAAGATGGAGTGATATCTATAGGAGGGGGAGCTCGTATTAGTGGAATACAAATTATGGGGATTCATATTCATCATAGAGCTTTAAGTGATGAGGAAATCAAAGCTAATTATGAAAGAGAAAAGACGATTATTAATGCTCTGCCTGTACCTATTGGGCTTCGGGCTTTTTTAGATGGTACGCCATTAAAAATAGGTAACTATAAACCCATGACTAGGAGGCAAATTATCAAATATGTTGCTAATAAACTTGGTGGCGTTCATTTTGATGAAAAAGATAGAGACCAAAATGTAGAGTTACTTAGACAACAAATTAGAGTATTGGAGCAGGAACCAATTTACTTTGAAGTACTAACATATGCTCAGCAGATTGCTGAGTCGCCTGATATAAAACGATTATTAGAAAAAATAGAAGAATTACTACCTGGTTGTTAATTTTTAAGAATAATGAAAATACAAGAATTTTGCTTCTCAAGAAAAGTAAAAGTAGAGATGTAAAAATAGAAGATCGTAATTTAAAGAAATTTAAGAAATAATTTTGCGAATGTTAATTCAATAAAACAAAATTCTACAGAATTATTAAAGTATAAAAATGGAGGAGAAAATGTTAGCCCGTTTTGTAGAACAGGATAAAGAAATAAAAAAGCTTTTTTATAAGAAAATCAAAGAAAAAGAAGAAAGAGAGAAACAAAAACATTTAGACAAGATTAGTGAAGGTTTTTTTGGCTGGTTATTAGAACCTATTGCAGATGTCGCTTATACATGGAGACGCATTTCTGAAAAAGAACAGGGAAGTAGCGGAGAAAATTCAGTTGGTTGGGCACTACATTTATGGCTTCCAGGCGATGCAGTTATTGTAAATGACCTTGTTTTAGAGGTAGAGCCTGATGAGTTTATACAAGTCGATCACCTTTAGATATAAACAAGTATAAGAAAGAAGAATTATTAGAATTTATAAGAAAGAAGAATTATTAGAATTAGAAAACTTAATAGCTTCTGTGTTTTTATTAGAACAAAAAGGTGCTATAGAAAGTAGTGCCTTTATTTATTATGTAATATTTGTTGACAAATACAAATATATCGAATTTTTCTTGATATTTGTTGGATTTTAGGAAATGAAATGGTAAAATAAAATCGATGACTGATACAGTAATCGTTAAAAGGAGGAACAGTTTTGTGAAGCGGGGCAAATCAAAAACAGTTGGTTATATTTTAGCGTTCTTTTTTGGTGGTTTAGGTGCTCACCTTTTTTATTATGGTAAGTATTTAAGGGGCATTCTTTATTTGGCATTTAGTTGGACAGGTATTCCAATATTATTGGGATGGATAGACATGTTTTTTATTCATAAATGGCATCAGCAATATCTCGAAAGCCAAGAGAATTCTTCAAAATTTTTGCAGGAAAAGCCACTTCAATCAATTACTCCACGAGTGGAGAAAACCAGACCTGAGAAAGTCGAATCTGAAAAATCAGTTTTATCATATAGAGAAAACGAAATGATGTTTTACAGGGAAGAGGATATTATTTTACCAGAATATGCATATCTCAAGACACCTTCTTACATCAAAGAAGAAATTCAGCAAATTAAAAAATCATTTAAGCATAAAGATTTAAACAGGCCGGTTATCGAAATATCTTTTCATACTCATGAGACTTATTTCATGGAAGATTCGATTAAATATGCTAATCAAATGGGTGTTGAAACTGAATTTGTTCCTTTGCAGGTTTATTGGACGACATTTCGAGATCTCGATGAAAAACAAAAGAAATGGTATTTTTATTGGAGACATCAGACGTTAAAAGGGAATTATTTGGATACAGATTTAAGCTATGTGATTTTATTTGCTTATGAATTGATCAATTATACTTTTAATCAAAATGCAGCATTTAATGTCAGTATGTTGGTTCGTTTACAACAGGCATATAAAGAAAGAATTCCCAACTTGGATAGATATCTTTCAGAGTGGATTAGAGATATGTTAATTGAGTTAAATGAAATTGAGCTGGCTCGTAAATGGGGATTAGGAGCTGAACCTTATTATCAGACGAATTTTTATCAAATATTTAAAGACCATGAAAAAGATATTAGCCAAATACCTATTAAAGAATGGCAAAAAGTTATTAGAGGATATTCAGAAACCAATTTTTTCGAAATGAACAAACAAAAGGTTTATATTACATTTAAGGAGGCATTAAAATTATTTCAAAAAATAAACATTGAAGAAGGGTTAGATTTAGAAAAGGCTTGGTTTGAACAAAAGAAAAAAACGGCAACGTATTATTTATTTAAAAGTGCAGTGATTGGTCGAAATGTTGGTAGCCGAGTTATTGAATATACGGAATACGTACCGACAGAATATTTTTATAACGAGATCACTGCTTTATTTCGTGTTTCTGAAAATGTTACTCGGTTGTGTAACGGTGTTAAGAGACAAATCAAAGCAAATGAAGAGTTACTTCCACCTAATTTCAAAAAACGTTTATTAGAAGAAATGAAAAGCAATAAAGTATATGAAATTGATGAATATGTAGGAATCAAAAGTCGTTTTTCGCATGTTGTAACAGATAAAATTGAGGAGAAAGGGAGTCAAATTCCTCCAAAGCCCAATGAAACATTAGAAACAAAAACAGCTAATAATGATTCGAACAAATCCTGGATAACAGAATTGGACGGTAAACAAGTTGAAGTATTGAAACAAAGGCATCAGGCTTTTATTTCAGAGTTTTCCAGTGATGAGCAGGATGAGGATAAAAGTACAGAGAGAGAAATTAAAGCAATGTCTAATGTGGAGAAAA contains the following coding sequences:
- the cmr5 gene encoding type III-B CRISPR module-associated protein Cmr5; translation: MSEQTMINKLEKGRAEFAYNCVSDAKKFRSNNGNVEKVLNEFLETIRNNIGKNADVDEKQKLLERFDQIFKEPDKYIVKENFANLEDDIKKALEKYSKFLENYRSYARKIPTMILTNGLGQTVAFVSSKSEKETAYKLLYTQITEYIKSSCTSRITMPQEKNDLVEWVISCNSTEYRYITSEVLAFLNWLRRLAEGLIEK
- the cmr6 gene encoding type III-B CRISPR module RAMP protein Cmr6, which produces MKQRKDTNYEFYNPLDTATLLTEEIQKISMYKGDSKEEKSFHYTSSGFTKNPALIFGKLIPHSFEIKDGTKKLKEDNKQEYLKLVINEIEKTSNEILYISARFKNLIKSLENCGYKVDNFHAAPSWRLVVGLGSSHSQETSMTLHHIYGIPYIPGSALKGVTRHWVILSRFNNDEQQALQNQKFREIFGTQENEGKIIFFDAYPCSEIKLKIDIMNPHYPQYYSGSEFPTDCQLPNPIKFLTVEKTDFNFCLATKHQELLSDALSWVREALTQHGIGAKTSVGYGFFEV
- the cmr4 gene encoding type III-B CRISPR module RAMP protein Cmr4 encodes the protein MFLKFKPFFLIAETPLHPGSGDEIGIVDLPIQRERYTNFPKIEASSIKGCMREAFKNSLRLKNEIDDEKRKKYVKLIFGPENGNEHAGALAFMDAKILFFPVKSLKGIFAWITCPQVLERFKKDMGIAKADLKDFPTSIQEYTLPKKSNIIISKDLNHLDSSKIVLEEFTFDVTEQQDTGELAKWFAQRIFPSQEPDDSYKYWREKLEKDLVILPDDEFAEFVSTSTEIIARTVINDDTGTADNLWFEEYLPQDTILYSIAMATAVRIKDENEKRPFSANTSEEEAEKVIDCFKKGILSTKVIQIGGNQTIGKGFTRIKFLEEVTTECPSKP
- a CDS encoding TerB N-terminal domain-containing protein — encoded protein: MKRGKSKTVGYILAFFFGGLGAHLFYYGKYLRGILYLAFSWTGIPILLGWIDMFFIHKWHQQYLESQENSSKFLQEKPLQSITPRVEKTRPEKVESEKSVLSYRENEMMFYREEDIILPEYAYLKTPSYIKEEIQQIKKSFKHKDLNRPVIEISFHTHETYFMEDSIKYANQMGVETEFVPLQVYWTTFRDLDEKQKKWYFYWRHQTLKGNYLDTDLSYVILFAYELINYTFNQNAAFNVSMLVRLQQAYKERIPNLDRYLSEWIRDMLIELNEIELARKWGLGAEPYYQTNFYQIFKDHEKDISQIPIKEWQKVIRGYSETNFFEMNKQKVYITFKEALKLFQKINIEEGLDLEKAWFEQKKKTATYYLFKSAVIGRNVGSRVIEYTEYVPTEYFYNEITALFRVSENVTRLCNGVKRQIKANEELLPPNFKKRLLEEMKSNKVYEIDEYVGIKSRFSHVVTDKIEEKGSQIPPKPNETLETKTANNDSNKSWITELDGKQVEVLKQRHQAFISEFSSDEQDEDKSTEREIKAMSNVEKTKLDIPERPTITLSDDDVDVEGFLSSLTEEEIEFISTFSSKRRRIDVVNDEIREKGIPAAVFINEINTKADEYLDDVLIEQIGDDYVINEELVCVLEEIERSKAI